A stretch of the Bradyrhizobium sp. CCBAU 53351 genome encodes the following:
- a CDS encoding alpha/beta fold hydrolase — translation MKRGIAVLVSVSALCGIAYFTASKWAIKHETITFYDASRDNRPVPVQIAVRRDKEMQANAGMITLPVAVINHGNTVKNTEYGFLANIFAARGYMVVSPQHDLPTDPPMVTKPGELYVGRLPQILRGVANIHLAMQEMKKIQPNADYAQVTMVGHSMGGDITMYFAKQYPDEVKKVVTLDNLRVPFVTAGKFKILSFRSQDPQFKTDAGVLPTDEECEKAGIQVVKTEFQHNDMRDTGPDVAKSSIQSMLDKFLSATDSEIRPVDTQSSPPNILEPGPVALMAPAKS, via the coding sequence ATGAAGCGTGGAATTGCCGTTCTGGTTTCGGTCAGTGCCCTCTGCGGCATCGCCTATTTCACGGCGAGCAAGTGGGCGATCAAGCACGAGACCATCACCTTCTACGACGCCTCGCGCGACAATCGTCCCGTGCCCGTCCAGATCGCGGTGCGCCGCGACAAGGAAATGCAGGCCAATGCCGGCATGATCACGCTGCCGGTCGCAGTGATCAATCACGGCAACACCGTCAAGAACACCGAATACGGATTCCTCGCCAACATCTTCGCTGCGCGCGGCTACATGGTCGTGAGCCCGCAGCACGATCTGCCGACAGATCCTCCGATGGTCACCAAGCCCGGCGAGCTCTATGTCGGCCGGCTGCCGCAGATCCTGCGCGGCGTTGCCAACATCCATCTCGCCATGCAGGAGATGAAGAAGATTCAGCCCAATGCCGACTACGCCCAGGTGACGATGGTCGGCCACTCCATGGGCGGCGACATCACGATGTATTTCGCCAAGCAATATCCGGACGAGGTCAAGAAGGTCGTCACGCTGGACAATCTGCGCGTGCCCTTCGTCACCGCCGGCAAGTTCAAGATCCTGTCGTTCCGCTCTCAGGATCCGCAGTTCAAGACCGATGCGGGCGTTCTGCCGACCGACGAGGAATGCGAGAAGGCGGGCATCCAGGTCGTGAAGACCGAATTCCAGCATAACGACATGCGCGACACTGGCCCGGATGTTGCCAAGAGCTCGATCCAGAGCATGCTCGACAAATTCCTGAGCGCGACCGACAGCGAGATCCGGCCCGTCGACACGCAATCGTCGCCGCCCAACATCCTCGAGCCCGGCCCGGTCGCGTTGATGGCGCCTGCCAAGAGCTGA
- a CDS encoding VWA domain-containing protein — translation MSGEPIKPHRGNVAAQSGGAVPQAGTSTAEDIAAFVAKARALSPHAPGAKGRLIFALDATMSRQPTWDMACALQADMFRETATLGSLDIRLVYYRGLNECRATGWISDSTRLAALMSKIDCRGGDTQIGKVLTEARREAVASGVRAVVFVGDAMEEKVDELCVKAGELGMLKVPVFVFQEGHDAVAEQAFREIARLTGGAWCRFDPGAAAQLRELLQAAAAYAAGGREALLRLAKTASGAAKLIGQMK, via the coding sequence ATGTCGGGCGAACCCATCAAGCCGCATCGCGGCAATGTCGCGGCGCAATCGGGCGGTGCGGTGCCGCAGGCGGGAACGTCGACCGCGGAGGACATCGCCGCGTTCGTTGCCAAGGCGCGGGCGCTGTCACCCCACGCGCCGGGCGCGAAGGGGCGGCTGATCTTCGCATTGGATGCGACGATGAGCCGGCAGCCCACCTGGGACATGGCCTGCGCGCTTCAGGCCGACATGTTTCGCGAGACCGCGACACTCGGCAGTCTCGATATCCGGCTCGTCTACTATCGCGGCCTGAACGAGTGCCGCGCCACGGGATGGATATCAGACAGCACCAGGCTCGCGGCCTTGATGAGCAAGATCGACTGCCGTGGCGGCGATACCCAGATCGGCAAGGTGCTGACGGAGGCACGACGCGAAGCGGTCGCATCGGGCGTGCGCGCCGTCGTCTTCGTCGGCGATGCCATGGAGGAGAAGGTCGACGAGCTCTGTGTCAAGGCCGGCGAGCTCGGCATGCTCAAGGTGCCCGTGTTCGTGTTTCAGGAAGGTCATGACGCGGTCGCCGAGCAGGCCTTTCGCGAGATCGCCCGCCTGACCGGCGGTGCCTGGTGCCGGTTCGATCCGGGCGCGGCCGCGCAGTTGCGCGAGCTGCTGCAGGCAGCCGCGGCCTATGCTGCCGGCGGTCGCGAGGCCTTGTTGAGATTGGCGAAGACCGCAAGCGGCGCGGCCAAGCTGATCGGCCAGATGAAATAG
- a CDS encoding DnaJ domain-containing protein: MTLIAGAVAVITLYLLLQTFRAANPAVLARAIRFGGGVLALAIAAFTGLRGELVVAIPLGFFGAGLLGWTPLANAGFGNIGGLFGGGGAARASGQASRVRSQFLDMRLDHDTGQLGGQIVAGPHAGRDLGEFDLPGLLAMVPTFDAESVALLESYLDRRFPAWRQNAQGDAAGGQRRPAASGKMTAEEAYQILGLQPGAGRDDISRAHKSLMKKLHPDQGGSNYLAARVNEAKDTLLRTHNG, encoded by the coding sequence ATGACTCTGATCGCCGGCGCTGTCGCCGTTATCACGCTCTATCTGCTGCTCCAGACGTTCCGCGCCGCCAACCCGGCGGTGCTGGCGCGTGCCATCAGGTTCGGTGGCGGCGTCCTGGCGCTGGCGATCGCAGCCTTCACGGGCTTGCGCGGCGAGCTGGTGGTGGCGATCCCGCTCGGGTTTTTCGGTGCCGGGCTGCTGGGCTGGACGCCGCTGGCAAACGCCGGATTCGGCAATATCGGTGGGTTGTTCGGCGGCGGTGGCGCTGCGCGCGCGTCAGGGCAGGCCTCACGCGTGCGCTCGCAATTCCTGGATATGCGGCTCGACCACGATACCGGCCAGCTTGGTGGGCAGATCGTCGCCGGGCCTCACGCCGGGCGCGATCTCGGCGAGTTCGACCTCCCGGGCCTGCTGGCCATGGTCCCGACCTTCGACGCCGAGAGCGTCGCCTTACTTGAAAGCTATCTGGACCGCCGGTTTCCCGCTTGGCGTCAGAACGCGCAGGGCGATGCGGCAGGGGGGCAGCGCCGCCCGGCGGCGAGCGGCAAAATGACGGCGGAGGAGGCCTACCAGATCCTTGGCCTGCAGCCGGGAGCGGGGCGTGACGACATCAGCCGGGCGCACAAGTCCCTGATGAAGAAACTCCATCCCGACCAGGGGGGCTCGAACTATCTCGCTGCCCGGGTAAACGAGGCCAAGGATACTCTGCTTCGTACGCATAACGGCTAA
- a CDS encoding D-alanyl-D-alanine carboxypeptidase, giving the protein MLRKNLSSSRLARVGVFGLLTVTTAVIFTTDAAEARRHRRHYAHHRVQRDVSESSSPKFASIIVDGNSGSVLQATSPDGIRHPASLTKIMTLYLLFERLESGKMKLDTEMPVSQHAADQDPTKLNLRAGQTIRVEDAIKGLVTRSANDAAVVIAEAIAGDEDDFAQMMTRKARALGMSRTVYRNANGLPNDEQVTTARDQATLGRAIQERFPRYYRYFATSTFNWRGQSIRNHNHLLGSVEGVDGIKTGYTRASGFNLVTSMRRGNRHLIGVVLGGRSGGSRDAIMRNLLAENLEKGATTHTVVAVTERNAADTATDVADASDAAPVRPAAPVQAAAPAPESAPSRLAARLSTLAAATAAVPPAPHKPEASKPEVRPTESKIEPAPLTNGVISSQPLSLIPGSSEPMKPVRVKTVQVKAGAVKVASAAPAPVQVAPPVTNAIPSRSEVAETSGAVVARADLINKPEIASHPEAPKADMARTELPRQPAGFGTGNGILGVLPAATAAAPAHTPAPAAPKLASADPMPVQMSATTKPAVTHSGWIVQVGALESENEAQQRIDAARSSARGLLSKADPFTEVVAKDNRKLYRARFAGLERDQAEAVCRTLKRAEISCITVRN; this is encoded by the coding sequence ATGCTTCGTAAAAACTTGTCTTCCTCGCGCTTGGCGCGGGTTGGCGTTTTTGGGCTTCTTACGGTCACGACCGCGGTCATCTTCACCACCGATGCCGCCGAGGCTCGGCGCCACCGCCGCCACTACGCGCACCATCGGGTGCAGCGCGATGTGTCCGAGAGCTCGAGCCCGAAATTCGCGTCCATCATCGTCGACGGCAATTCCGGCTCGGTGCTGCAGGCAACGAGCCCCGACGGGATCCGCCACCCCGCTTCGCTGACCAAGATCATGACGCTCTATCTGCTGTTCGAGCGCCTCGAGTCCGGCAAAATGAAGCTCGACACCGAGATGCCGGTGTCCCAGCACGCCGCCGACCAGGATCCGACCAAGCTGAACCTGCGGGCCGGCCAGACCATCCGCGTCGAGGACGCGATCAAGGGTCTCGTCACCCGCTCCGCGAACGACGCAGCAGTGGTGATCGCGGAAGCGATCGCCGGCGACGAGGACGACTTTGCCCAGATGATGACGCGCAAGGCGCGCGCGCTCGGCATGTCTAGGACGGTGTACCGCAACGCGAACGGCCTTCCCAACGACGAGCAGGTCACGACAGCGCGCGACCAGGCCACGCTCGGCCGCGCCATCCAGGAGCGCTTTCCGCGCTATTATCGGTATTTCGCGACCTCCACCTTCAACTGGCGTGGACAGTCGATCCGCAATCACAATCACCTGCTCGGCAGCGTCGAGGGCGTGGACGGCATCAAGACCGGCTACACCCGCGCCTCCGGCTTCAACCTCGTCACCTCGATGCGCCGCGGCAACCGCCATCTGATCGGCGTCGTGCTCGGCGGCCGCAGCGGCGGCTCGCGCGATGCCATCATGCGCAACCTGCTCGCGGAAAATCTCGAGAAGGGCGCGACCACTCACACCGTCGTCGCGGTCACCGAGCGCAACGCTGCCGACACCGCGACCGATGTTGCTGACGCCTCGGATGCTGCACCGGTCCGGCCCGCTGCGCCGGTCCAGGCTGCGGCCCCCGCTCCCGAGTCTGCCCCGTCTCGTCTCGCTGCCCGCCTGTCGACGCTTGCCGCCGCGACGGCCGCGGTGCCGCCCGCACCGCACAAGCCGGAAGCCAGCAAGCCCGAGGTTCGGCCGACGGAATCCAAGATCGAGCCCGCGCCGCTCACCAATGGCGTGATCTCGAGCCAGCCGCTCTCCCTCATCCCCGGCTCGTCCGAGCCGATGAAGCCGGTCCGGGTCAAGACGGTTCAGGTCAAGGCCGGCGCCGTGAAGGTCGCCTCCGCCGCGCCCGCCCCGGTCCAGGTCGCCCCGCCGGTCACCAACGCCATTCCGTCCCGTTCCGAGGTCGCGGAAACCTCAGGCGCCGTGGTCGCCCGGGCCGATCTCATCAACAAGCCCGAGATCGCCAGCCATCCCGAAGCGCCGAAAGCAGACATGGCCCGCACCGAGCTGCCGCGGCAGCCGGCCGGCTTCGGTACCGGCAACGGGATCCTCGGCGTGCTGCCGGCCGCAACGGCCGCCGCGCCCGCCCATACCCCTGCCCCTGCCGCTCCGAAGCTCGCCTCCGCCGATCCGATGCCGGTCCAGATGAGCGCCACCACCAAGCCCGCCGTCACCCACAGCGGCTGGATCGTCCAGGTCGGCGCGCTCGAGAGCGAGAACGAAGCCCAGCAGCGCATCGACGCCGCGCGCAGCTCGGCCCGCGGCCTGCTCAGCAAGGCCGACCCGTTCACCGAGGTCGTCGCCAAGGACAATCGCAAGCTCTACCGCGCCCGCTTCGCCGGCCTCGAGCGCGACCAGGCCGAAGCGGTCTGCCGCACCCTGAAGCGCGCCGAGATCTCCTGCATCACCGTCCGCAACTGA
- a CDS encoding phasin family protein, with translation MFKVEDFQNYGKEHFEQYVASATSVQHGLQAIASAYGDYTKKSFEDTKSFVEKLSGVKSLDKAVEAQTDFARSAYETFVAESQKIAGLYSDLAKQAFKPVETIVSKFTPAAQ, from the coding sequence ATGTTCAAGGTTGAAGACTTTCAGAACTACGGGAAAGAGCACTTCGAGCAGTACGTCGCCTCCGCGACCTCGGTGCAGCACGGCCTTCAGGCGATCGCCAGTGCCTATGGCGACTATACGAAGAAGTCGTTCGAAGACACCAAGTCCTTCGTCGAGAAGCTTTCCGGCGTGAAGTCGCTGGACAAGGCCGTCGAAGCACAGACCGATTTCGCCCGTTCCGCCTACGAGACCTTCGTTGCGGAATCGCAGAAGATCGCCGGCCTCTACAGCGACCTCGCCAAGCAGGCGTTCAAGCCGGTCGAGACCATCGTGTCGAAGTTCACCCCGGCCGCCCAGTAA
- a CDS encoding pilus assembly protein: MFRSPLVSLIGRQFARFAAAEQGNIAMIFAIALVPVLSFIGAAIDYSRAVQARTSMQAALDSAALMLSKDLSSGTITTSQLSTKAQAYFNALFTATSALPSVSVAATYTASTSMGSTIQLSGTGTYTTTFMKIAGFPTLDVGTTSTSAWGNVRMRVALVLDNTGSMANDGKMEAMQTAAKNLVDQLSALAKNTGDVYISIVPFAKDVNVGASNYNKSWIDFSDWDAANGGWSCASGNSNNCNNWKWTPANHNTWTGCVADRDQDYDTKNTTPTNGNVGTLFPAEQYSYCNTSSWSYLQPIMPLSYDWSALKSRIDAMKPTGNTNQGIGLAWGWMTLSTGDPMNAPAKDTNYTYKDAIVLLSDGLNTQNRWYNNAAQIDARQKKLCDNAKAQPNNITIYTVQVNTGSDPTSSVLQYCASSTDKFYLVTSASQTVSVFKDIGTSLSKLRVAR, encoded by the coding sequence ATGTTTCGCTCGCCGCTCGTCAGCCTGATTGGTCGACAGTTCGCCCGCTTCGCAGCGGCCGAGCAAGGCAATATCGCCATGATCTTCGCGATCGCGCTGGTCCCGGTGCTCAGCTTCATCGGTGCCGCAATCGACTATAGCCGCGCCGTCCAGGCCCGCACGTCCATGCAGGCGGCCCTCGACTCCGCCGCTTTGATGCTTTCCAAGGATCTGTCGTCCGGCACCATCACCACCTCGCAGCTCAGCACGAAGGCGCAAGCCTATTTCAACGCGCTGTTTACCGCGACGTCCGCCCTACCCTCGGTCAGCGTGGCCGCCACCTATACGGCGAGCACCAGCATGGGCTCAACGATCCAGCTCAGCGGAACCGGCACCTACACGACCACCTTCATGAAGATCGCCGGCTTTCCGACGCTCGACGTCGGCACCACGTCCACCAGCGCCTGGGGCAACGTCCGCATGCGCGTAGCCCTGGTGCTCGACAACACCGGCTCGATGGCCAACGACGGCAAGATGGAGGCGATGCAGACGGCCGCGAAGAATCTGGTCGATCAACTCAGCGCGCTCGCCAAGAATACCGGCGACGTCTACATCTCGATCGTTCCCTTCGCCAAGGACGTCAACGTCGGCGCCAGCAACTACAACAAGAGCTGGATCGATTTCAGCGATTGGGATGCCGCCAACGGCGGCTGGAGCTGCGCGTCGGGCAACTCCAACAACTGCAACAATTGGAAGTGGACGCCGGCCAACCACAACACCTGGACCGGTTGCGTGGCCGATCGCGATCAGGACTACGACACCAAGAACACCACGCCGACGAACGGCAATGTGGGGACGCTCTTCCCGGCCGAGCAGTACTCCTACTGCAACACGAGCAGCTGGTCCTACCTGCAGCCGATCATGCCGTTGAGCTACGACTGGTCCGCGCTCAAGAGCCGCATCGACGCCATGAAGCCCACGGGCAACACCAACCAGGGCATTGGCCTGGCCTGGGGGTGGATGACGCTGTCGACCGGAGATCCCATGAACGCGCCGGCCAAGGACACCAACTACACCTACAAGGACGCGATCGTGCTGCTGTCCGACGGTCTCAACACGCAGAACCGCTGGTACAACAACGCCGCGCAGATCGACGCACGGCAGAAGAAGCTGTGCGACAATGCCAAGGCCCAGCCCAACAACATCACGATCTACACGGTGCAGGTGAACACCGGCAGCGATCCGACCTCGAGCGTGCTGCAATATTGCGCCAGCAGCACCGACAAATTCTATCTGGTCACCTCGGCCAGCCAGACCGTCTCGGTGTTCAAGGACATCGGCACCTCACTGTCCAAGCTGCGCGTGGCACGCTGA
- the clpS gene encoding ATP-dependent Clp protease adapter ClpS translates to MSNDENRSGNPSGPNTSVITKVKPKTKRPNLYRVLILNDDYTPMEFVVHVLEKFFNKDIEAATKIMLHVHHHGIGECGVFTYEIAETKVTQVMDFARKHQHPLQCVMEKK, encoded by the coding sequence ATGAGCAATGACGAGAACCGTTCGGGTAACCCCTCCGGTCCGAACACATCGGTCATCACCAAGGTCAAGCCCAAGACCAAGCGACCGAACCTCTACCGCGTGCTGATCCTGAACGACGACTACACGCCGATGGAGTTCGTCGTCCACGTGCTGGAGAAGTTCTTCAACAAGGACATCGAGGCGGCCACCAAGATCATGCTGCACGTCCATCATCACGGCATCGGGGAGTGCGGCGTGTTCACCTACGAGATCGCCGAGACCAAGGTGACGCAGGTGATGGATTTCGCCCGCAAGCACCAGCATCCGCTGCAATGCGTGATGGAAAAGAAGTAA
- the clpA gene encoding ATP-dependent Clp protease ATP-binding subunit ClpA, protein MPTFSQSLEQSLHRALAIANERHHQYATLEHLLLSLIDDSDAAAVMRACSVDLDKLRTSLVNYLETEFENLVTDGADDAKPTAGFQRVIQRAVIHVQSSGREEVTGANVLIAIFAERESHAAYFLQEQDMTRYDAVNYISHGIAKRPGVSEARPVRGVDEETEAKGNEDAKKKGEALETYCVNLNKKARDGKIDPVIGRNSEINRAIQVLCRRQKNNPLFVGEAGVGKTAIAEGLAKRIVDSEVPEVLAAATVFSLDMGTLLAGTRYRGDFEERLKQVLKELEAHPNAILFIDEIHTVIGAGATSGGAMDASNLLKPALASGTIRCMGSTTYKEYRQHFEKDRALVRRFQKIDINEPTVEDAIAILKGLKPYFEDYHRLKYTNEAIEAAVQLSSRYIHDRKLPDKAIDVIDESGAAQMLLAENKRKKTIGIKEIETTIASMARIPPKSVSKDDAEVLKHLETTLKRTVFGQDKAIESLAASIKLARAGLREPEKPIGCYLFSGPTGVGKTEVAKQLAASLGVELLRFDMSEYMERHTVSRLIGAPPGYVGFDQGGLLTDGVDQHPHCVVLLDEIEKAHPDLYNVLLQIMDHGRLTDHNGKQVNFRNVILIMTTNAGASDLAKQAFGFTRSKREGDDHEAINRQFAPEFRNRLDAIVSFGHLSVEVIGTVVEKFVLQLEAQLGDRDVTIELSEPAKAWLVQHGYDEQMGARPMARVIQEHIKKPLADEVLFGKLKGGGHVRVVLVKDEADETKEKIGFEFVEGPVTPKQEKLPGTRKRPPGKSKPGGPGGSKGPTSKGPLVKA, encoded by the coding sequence ATGCCGACTTTTTCCCAAAGCCTTGAACAATCCCTGCATCGTGCGCTGGCGATCGCAAACGAGCGTCATCACCAATACGCGACGCTCGAGCATCTCTTGCTCTCCCTGATCGACGACTCCGATGCTGCCGCCGTCATGCGCGCCTGCAGCGTCGATCTCGACAAGCTCCGCACGAGCCTCGTCAATTACCTTGAGACCGAATTCGAGAACCTGGTGACCGATGGCGCCGACGACGCCAAGCCGACCGCCGGTTTCCAGCGCGTGATCCAGCGCGCGGTGATCCACGTGCAATCCTCCGGTCGTGAAGAGGTGACCGGCGCCAACGTGCTGATCGCGATCTTCGCAGAGCGCGAGAGCCACGCCGCGTATTTCCTGCAGGAGCAGGACATGACGCGCTATGACGCCGTCAACTACATCAGCCACGGCATCGCGAAGCGGCCGGGCGTCTCCGAGGCGCGCCCCGTTCGCGGCGTCGACGAGGAGACCGAGGCCAAGGGCAACGAGGACGCCAAGAAGAAGGGCGAGGCGCTCGAGACCTATTGCGTCAACCTCAACAAGAAGGCGCGCGACGGCAAGATCGATCCGGTGATCGGACGCAATTCCGAAATCAACCGTGCGATCCAGGTGCTGTGCCGCCGGCAGAAGAACAACCCGTTGTTCGTCGGTGAAGCCGGCGTCGGCAAGACCGCGATCGCGGAGGGCCTCGCCAAGCGCATCGTCGACAGCGAAGTGCCGGAAGTGCTGGCTGCCGCCACGGTGTTCTCGCTCGACATGGGCACGCTGCTCGCGGGCACGCGCTATCGCGGCGACTTCGAGGAGCGCCTGAAGCAGGTGCTGAAGGAGCTCGAGGCGCACCCCAACGCCATCCTGTTCATCGACGAAATCCACACCGTGATCGGTGCGGGTGCGACGTCGGGCGGGGCGATGGATGCCTCTAACCTGCTGAAGCCCGCGCTCGCCTCCGGCACCATCCGCTGCATGGGCTCGACCACCTACAAGGAATATCGCCAGCACTTCGAGAAGGACCGCGCGCTGGTGCGGCGCTTCCAGAAGATCGACATCAACGAGCCGACGGTCGAGGACGCCATCGCGATCCTCAAGGGTCTCAAGCCCTATTTCGAGGACTATCACCGGCTGAAGTACACCAACGAGGCGATTGAGGCCGCGGTGCAGCTCTCCTCGCGCTACATCCACGACCGCAAGCTGCCGGACAAGGCGATCGACGTGATCGACGAGTCGGGCGCGGCGCAGATGCTGCTGGCCGAGAACAAGCGCAAGAAGACCATCGGCATCAAGGAGATCGAGACCACGATCGCCTCGATGGCGCGGATCCCGCCGAAGAGCGTGTCGAAGGACGATGCCGAGGTGCTCAAGCATCTCGAGACGACGCTGAAGCGCACCGTGTTCGGCCAGGACAAGGCGATCGAGTCGCTCGCCGCCTCGATCAAGCTGGCGCGCGCCGGCCTGCGCGAGCCGGAGAAGCCGATCGGCTGCTATTTGTTCTCAGGTCCGACCGGCGTCGGCAAGACCGAGGTCGCCAAGCAGCTCGCGGCGTCGCTCGGCGTCGAGCTGTTGCGCTTCGACATGTCCGAGTACATGGAGCGGCACACCGTGTCGCGCCTGATCGGCGCGCCTCCCGGCTATGTCGGCTTCGACCAGGGCGGCCTGCTCACCGACGGCGTCGACCAGCATCCGCATTGCGTGGTGCTGCTCGACGAAATCGAGAAGGCGCATCCCGACCTGTACAACGTGCTGCTCCAGATCATGGATCACGGCCGGCTCACCGACCACAACGGCAAGCAGGTCAACTTCCGCAACGTGATCCTGATCATGACCACGAACGCGGGTGCGTCCGATCTGGCCAAGCAGGCGTTCGGCTTCACGCGCTCGAAGCGGGAAGGCGACGACCACGAGGCGATCAACCGGCAGTTCGCGCCGGAATTCCGCAATCGCCTCGATGCCATCGTCTCGTTCGGCCATCTCAGCGTCGAGGTGATCGGCACCGTCGTCGAGAAGTTCGTGCTTCAGCTCGAAGCGCAACTCGGCGACCGCGACGTCACCATCGAGCTGTCGGAGCCGGCCAAGGCCTGGCTGGTCCAGCACGGTTACGACGAGCAGATGGGCGCGCGTCCCATGGCCCGCGTGATCCAGGAGCACATCAAGAAGCCGCTGGCCGACGAGGTGCTGTTCGGCAAGCTGAAGGGCGGCGGTCACGTCCGCGTCGTTCTGGTCAAGGACGAGGCCGACGAGACCAAGGAAAAGATCGGCTTCGAATTCGTCGAGGGCCCGGTCACGCCGAAGCAGGAGAAGCTGCCCGGCACCCGCAAGCGCCCGCCCGGCAAGTCCAAGCCGGGTGGCCCCGGCGGCTCGAAGGGGCCGACCTCCAAGGGCCCGCTGGTCAAGGCTTGA
- a CDS encoding translation initiation factor 2: MRVVGIMALSVMLGGCASVTRGTTENISISSTPSGVEAVVTGLEVPTTCTTPCAIVAKRSADITITFEKEGYQSQTVQLTKEVSGTGAAGFAGNLLAGGFIGMGVDAATGAATDHKPNPVIVTMQPSAPPRSARPAAPKKPRPPAAAPEAGT, from the coding sequence ATGCGTGTAGTGGGAATAATGGCGCTCAGCGTCATGCTGGGCGGCTGCGCGTCCGTCACGCGCGGCACGACCGAGAACATCAGCATTTCATCGACACCGTCAGGCGTGGAAGCCGTGGTCACCGGGCTTGAGGTGCCGACAACCTGCACAACACCTTGCGCCATCGTCGCCAAGCGTAGCGCCGACATTACGATCACCTTCGAAAAGGAAGGCTATCAATCCCAGACGGTGCAGCTCACCAAAGAGGTGTCGGGCACGGGCGCCGCCGGCTTCGCCGGCAATCTCCTCGCCGGTGGTTTCATCGGCATGGGCGTCGATGCCGCGACCGGGGCAGCCACCGATCACAAGCCCAATCCGGTCATCGTGACGATGCAGCCGTCGGCCCCTCCCCGTAGCGCGCGACCAGCCGCGCCGAAGAAGCCGCGTCCGCCAGCGGCCGCGCCAGAGGCCGGGACCTGA
- a CDS encoding MFS transporter — MSSAPIEHADGLPQPQRNQAVLTIALGIIMAVVDSAIANVALPTIAADLDASPAFSIWIVNGYQLAITISLLPLASLGEIVGYRRVYLVGLVLFTLASALCALAHTLPLLTVARIIQGFGAAGIMSVNSALVRFTYPRSQLGRGIGLNALVVAFSAAIGPTLAAGILAVGSWPWLFAINVPLGAVTLLLGLRSLPHTKPANRSFDWQSAGLSAITFGVGIAAVDSVGHGEAAITCLIQFAIALLAGALLVWRETHMTSPLLPIDLLRIPVFALSIATSIASFCGQMLAFVAIPFYLQSRFGYSAVHMGLLITPWPIAVAFAAPLAGRLVERYPAGLLGGIGLTLFACGLAALALLPAAPTPFDVIWRMALAGAGFGLFQTPNNRTMIAAAPRERAGGASGMLGTARLLGQTTGAALVALLLGRYPVEGTRLALLAGVGFALCGAVLSMLRLSPAGARGAEHVRVQDDQRLRGD; from the coding sequence ATGTCGTCCGCCCCCATCGAGCACGCCGACGGCCTGCCGCAGCCGCAGCGCAATCAGGCGGTGCTGACGATCGCGCTCGGCATCATCATGGCCGTCGTCGACAGCGCCATCGCCAATGTCGCGCTGCCGACGATCGCGGCCGACCTCGACGCCAGTCCGGCCTTCTCGATCTGGATCGTCAACGGCTACCAGCTCGCGATCACGATCTCGCTGCTGCCGCTGGCCTCGCTCGGCGAGATCGTCGGCTATCGCCGCGTCTATCTGGTCGGGCTGGTGCTGTTCACGCTGGCGTCCGCCTTGTGCGCGCTGGCGCATACGCTGCCGCTGCTGACTGTCGCGCGCATCATCCAGGGCTTCGGCGCCGCCGGCATCATGAGCGTCAATTCGGCGCTGGTGCGCTTTACCTATCCACGCAGCCAGCTTGGCCGCGGCATCGGGCTCAACGCGCTTGTCGTCGCTTTTTCGGCTGCAATCGGCCCGACGCTCGCCGCGGGCATCCTGGCGGTCGGAAGCTGGCCTTGGCTGTTCGCCATCAACGTGCCGCTCGGCGCGGTGACGCTGCTGCTGGGCCTGCGCAGCCTGCCGCACACCAAGCCGGCCAATCGCTCCTTCGACTGGCAGAGCGCGGGGCTGTCCGCGATCACCTTTGGTGTCGGCATCGCCGCGGTCGACAGCGTCGGTCATGGCGAGGCAGCAATCACCTGCCTGATCCAGTTCGCCATCGCTCTTCTCGCCGGCGCGCTGCTGGTCTGGCGGGAAACCCACATGACCTCGCCGCTGCTGCCGATCGATCTGCTGCGCATCCCGGTGTTCGCGCTGTCGATTGCGACCTCGATCGCCTCGTTCTGCGGGCAGATGCTCGCCTTCGTCGCGATCCCCTTCTACCTCCAGAGCCGCTTCGGCTATTCGGCCGTGCATATGGGCCTCCTGATCACGCCATGGCCGATCGCGGTGGCGTTCGCGGCGCCGCTCGCCGGCCGCCTGGTCGAGCGCTATCCGGCCGGCCTGCTCGGCGGCATCGGGCTCACGCTGTTCGCCTGCGGCCTGGCCGCGCTCGCGCTCCTGCCCGCGGCCCCGACGCCGTTCGACGTGATCTGGCGCATGGCGCTGGCGGGCGCCGGCTTCGGCCTGTTCCAGACCCCCAACAACCGCACCATGATCGCCGCCGCCCCGCGCGAGCGCGCCGGTGGGGCCAGCGGCATGCTCGGCACGGCGCGCCTGCTCGGCCAGACCACCGGCGCAGCGCTGGTGGCGCTGCTGCTCGGACGGTATCCGGTCGAGGGCACCAGGCTGGCGCTGCTTGCCGGCGTCGGCTTTGCACTCTGCGGCGCGGTCCTGAGCATGCTGCGGCTGTCGCCGGCCGGCGCGCGCGGCGCCGAACACGTCCGCGTGCAGGACGATCAGCGCTTGCGGGGCGATTGA